One Chaetodon auriga isolate fChaAug3 chromosome 14, fChaAug3.hap1, whole genome shotgun sequence genomic window carries:
- the dio2 gene encoding type II iodothyronine deiodinase, whose protein sequence is MGMASEDLLVTLQILPGFFSNCLFLALYDSVVLMKRVVSLLSCSGSAGSGEWRRMLTSAGLRSIWNSFLLDAYKQVKLGCEAPNSKLVKVPDGPRWSRNINNMTNVPPGARIRNGDECRLLDFESSDRPLVVNFGSATUPPFISHLPAFRQLVEEFSDVADFLLVYIDEAHPSDGWVAPPMGSCSFNVRKHQNLEERLGAARKLIEHFSLPPQCQLVADCMDNNANVAYGVSNERVFIVQQRKIAYLGGKGPFFYNLKDVRQWLEQSYGKR, encoded by the exons atgggaATGGCGAGTGAGGATCTGCTCGTGACACTCCAGATACTACCTGGGTTCTTTTCAAACTGCCTGTTCCTTGCCCTGTACGACTCCGTGGTTCTCATGAAACGCGTTGTGTCGCTGCTCAGCTGCTCCGGGTCCGCCGGCTCCGGGGAGTGGCGCCGTATGCTGACCTCAGCGGGGCTCCGTTCTATCTGGAATAGCTTCCTTCTAGACGCCTATAAGCAG GTGAAACTTGGCTGCGAGGCACCCAACTCGAAATTGGTGAAGGTGCCTGATGGTCCTAGGTGGAGCAGAAATATCAATAACATGACTAATGTGCCACCTGGTGCCAGGATCCGAAATGGAGACGAGTGCCGCCTTCTGGATTTTGAGTCATCAGATCGCCCTCTGGTGGTCAACTTTGGCTCAGCCACCTGACCCCCCTTCATTAGCCACCTGCCAGCTTTCCGGCAGTTGGTGGAGGAATTCAGTGATGTAGCTGATTTCCTGTTAGTGTACATTGATGAGGCTCACCCATCCGATGGCTGGGTAGCCCCTCCCATGGGCTCTTGCTCTTTCAATGTCCGGAAACATCAGAACCTGGAGGAGAGGCTAGGGGCGGCGCGCAAACTCATTGAGCACTTTTCcctgccaccacagtgtcagcTGGTAGCTGACTGCATGGACAACAATGCTAATGTAGCTTATGGTGTGTCCAATGAACGTGTGTTTATAGTACAACAGAGAAAGATTGCCTACCTGGGTGGCAAGGGGCcttttttttataatttgaAGGATGTGCGGCAATGGCTGGAACAGAGCTATGGTAAACGGTAG